The sequence below is a genomic window from Bactrocera neohumeralis isolate Rockhampton chromosome 4, APGP_CSIRO_Bneo_wtdbg2-racon-allhic-juicebox.fasta_v2, whole genome shotgun sequence.
TTCTAACCTCGAAGCGATCGTCCTTTCGCACAAGCATTTCGAATTTCTTTGCTAATGCCATATGATTGCGTATATACGCCTGCAGACCCATGATACCATATGATCGAAAGACAAACCACAATTTAAGCGCACGAAAACGACGACTCAACGGTATACCATAATGTCGATAGTCTATAGCCTTCTCATGTTCATGTTGTAAATATAAAGGGTTAACGTTCAAAGCTGTCTTCAAACTCATTACATCCTTAACCCACATTGCGGATGCATCAAAATTTGTAAGCAGCAATTTGTTGGGATTTGTGTTAAAAGAGTCAGCATATTCCAAACCTTCCGAGAATTTACGCATTTCTGGTAAAATGAACGAATTGCCTGCATATGCACCATCCACATGGAACCACACATTTGGTAAGTCCCTACACACTTTACCGATTTCGGTTAGATTATCAAAAGCGCAAGCGCCTGTTGTGCCAACTGTTGCAACAACGAAAAATGGGGTAAGGCCAGCGTTAGCATCATTTTGCATTGCCTGTCGCAACAGATCCACACGCATGCGTCCTCGTTCATCGGCCTCAATAATACGAAGTTTTACGAGGGCCATTTTAGCCGCTTTCTCTACCGAAGAATGTGCTTCCTTGCTGGCATATGCGATCAATTGTGGCAGGAAAACGCTTTCGTGTATCTCTGAGCACATTCCTTTCAGTTTTTGAATGGCACGTGAACGTGCGGTAATCATACAGACGAGTGTACATTCGGATGCTGATCCTTGTAGTGCACCACCCCCTCGACTGCCGGGTAGATCACTTATGAAGGCTTTTGGTAAACCGAGTGCTTTCGCATACCAATCTAGTACAATAGTTTCAAGTTCTGTAGATGCGGGGCAGGACGCCTGTTTGGTAACGAAGCATGTgaggaaaaataatgaaagtaattaaaaaaatattgatatacaAACTGCCGTCTAGGCGTAAAGGCTTACCCATGAAAATCCGATCGAACCGATAGCTGAACTTAGCATATCGCCCAAAATTGAAGGGAATGAGTTGCCCGCTGGAAAGTATGCGAAGAACTTCGGATGGTTCCAATGCACAACACCAGGCATTACTTTTTCTTCGAAATCAGCTAGAACATCTTCGAATTTTTCTGGTTTCAATGGCGCTTTAACTGTACAGAAACAAAGCGaaagaaaatacataataatcaataaataaatctacatatgtatatgtatacgtaatCAACAATTCCGATTAGTTCAAAAACAATTGGCATTGAGAAAAGTTCTTTGAATGCAggtgtatgtataatatatacaaacattgtATACATTGTGATAGAAAAGTAgcaggaaaatatttaatttttcataattatttattttatcgccttcaaagtaatccccaccagacgtaatacacttatgccaacgatttttccagtcctcgaaacactttatACAAGCACTTTTTGgcatggccttcagctccttcagagaattttgttttatcttttcgatCAACTGAGAGggggttccacggagcgacaatttcagtttggggaacaagaaaaaatcaaacggaggcaaatctggtaaatacagtggttgatcgatggtattcattcgttattgctttaaattcggtcacaattgtactctttttgaaaaaaattcagctttatcgggacgagtagAGCAAGAACgcttttcatacccaaaatattcgcCAAAATCAATCGAAAGAACTCGCAatagatgtcgagctctcttgctatctctctaacactagcctgacgattttcaagcaccatatccttcactcttttaatattttcatctgtTGAAGAGatcgaggcatgtcttcaacgatctcttgaccgtctttgaaggctttgtaccacaggtaggcttgtgtttttgatgaaACTGAATGACcgcaagccttttccaacattcgcaacgattccgcacgcGAAATATGGTtagaaatacataattttagacaatttttgagatcaatatttttatccattgtaaaaatctcaacgcactactgaggtgtaccgacttaagcagctgctgtcgtgctcatatttgacatagtcataggacagtcctaccaacttagcaaaatacatttttttttttaaatttccgggtgctttttggtcttaatatatatgtgtatatggcTTTGGGTGAGACTATGCCTCATTGTATGATTAACGAAAATGTTTACGCCCACAAATTAAACGTGTGCATGCGCGTTCGGTACATTTCGGgtgtatttaatatttcaattaacaCTTTAGCATTAGTCTTGTAGAATAACATGGCGTGTGAGCTAATTGGGCGCTAGTTTAATAACAGATTGGGCATGTGCACACGATCAACACGTATATGTATACCACACACACGTGAATGCGTCTGCATGCACattcatttgtacatatgtatgtacatacgtgtttGGTTATTTTTGGGCAATGCGTAGAGATATACTAGGATCAACAATAACAAGCGATGCTATGACTGATAAAtagattattaaaattttctttaaacaaagAGTTTGAATGGctcatacaaataaacaaataaataaaggtgcatatgtatgttaattttggatttttttgcaaacataaATTTAGCTAACTGTAGGATTAGCAATGCCATTTTTGCTTTAgatgtttgcttttgttaatccatagttgttgctgttgttttttcgtttatttattggCTGCTAATTGGTTAGCACCTATGCACATACTTTTACGCTTATGTAAATAGCATGAAAGTAATCATGCAGTCGATAATGTTTACTCATTTAGCTATCTCTCGTTATTTAGCTGTTTCGGAGATTTCGTGGGATCGGCGCGTGTACACGGCAACGGTAAGAGTTGTTAATTGTAGAGGCAAAACGACGAGGTATTTGAAGATGTTTAATTGTTAATATGAGGAGGAGTAATTTTTTGGGTAAAATTTTGTCTTCAAAATTACCCACAACCACGTTATTTACTGCCCacatattcatatttcataatatattttatttaatttctccgcttatgcatgtacatgtatgtgtatttgtattcaCTTCAAAATTGGGATAGTTTGTACTGGTGATTTGTGGTTTCccttatttatttgcattttacaaaacttgtacatatacatatgtatgtacatatacatatgtacatacatttctgtatgtatgcatataatagATCAAGACAGTAAGCTTGTATTAGCTTGATATAGAAACATATATATTAGAAGTTATCACCCCTAATATCTTGCATTTGCAGCATTTCAATATTAATGCCTTTTCCGAGTTTATTTCACATTACTTACTAATTTAAAAAGACGGAGACTAAAGATGAATATCTAAAACCCGttgtttatacttatgtatgtatgtatgtatatatcataatttcgaaataaagttatttacctggtaatagtttttttaaatatcctgGATCCAACGTTGGCGCTACGTCTCGCTGTTCAATATTTTGTGCATAATCACAAATATAATCCACCATATCCTTGCCATATTTTCTAAACTCTTCAGCATtcattttacttgttttttgagCTAAAAGCTTCTTACTGAActattaatacttttaaaataagTCTTGTATTTAGTGTTTTCACTTTGGTTTCGCTTCTGCgattaaatgatttttatttttattatcaccTCGAATGTCACtttaatttgaaatgtttaattcaatttgaaacacttttattgaaaaatcaaattttcattaCATTATCTTCTTATAAACGGactattatatttgaaaaatttgctgGTATCACTCCTTAACCGcgctttattgtatttttatgaaaGTGATTTATATGTGGTCCGAACAATGTCTTACCACTTCCTTTACACGAATGACTTGAGCTTTGTCCAACTGAACGTCTTTATATTAGCAAGTATGTGAACGACGAGTTGGTTCGTTTGCCGGAGATCGATCCGTACTTCGTTCATGTGGGCTCGTTCCGTTCATAGCGTTGTAGACACGaaattaaatgtacatatgcatacataggCATAAACAGTAATACATGCAAATTTCGTATGTTTGTAATGCagatactacatatgtataaccatCGCAGGCAGCATTGCTTTATTGCTCTTAACTCGATCGATCGTCACCTCCTCGATGTAGCCGCTTTAGGCGGGGGCAGAACGAGCGCGTGATCATTGATCATTGGGAAGGCAACATGAACACACATACAATACCACTAAATACCCAGCAAGGAAACCCCCAACtaaatgaaaagtttttaattatataactatgggaaaaatacaaaatagaatagaattaattattattttggaaaaataatcattaaaataatatacatacatatgtacatatgtatttttgtatataaggtATGTACCTTATAAATGTGAAATAATTGGCTCCTTTAGATGGATTTCCAGTAGGGAATGCTCAACcaaatttctgatatttttacCGAAGAACACGTTGGACTAATTTGTAATGCTCAGGTAGCGACAGATTTTGTCTACATTGCCCATTAGGTTTTTATCGTTATGGGGTCTATTGGTATTTAGGTAATGGGTAGACAAGCAAAAGCTGATTTCATTCTAAGTTTGAAACCTTGTTGCCTGGTGTACCACTTGCATGGGGAAAAccatgaatgaatgaatttgaTAGTTGTGAATTTTCGCACCAAtagaaaattgaatattttacgTAAGTATATATGTGAGCAGTTGTGTATGGTATACATAGTATGTCGTggtcataaatatatttattattcaaatgaAAAGTTGATAAACTGTTCATGACGTTTGGCGTTGCGTAAAATATTGACGGTTCGCGTGTCGCCGCAAGCTGTTGTATCCTCACTTAATTAATCGCAATCAAATACTTATagttattatgtacatatgtacatgaacaTTGTAAAATATGTTTGCGTTTTCTAACAAGAGTTCCGAGTTGTAACTTTTCGAATTGTTcggtaaaaaacacaaaaaccaaGACAGTGTTCTTAATACTTATTTCAAAGTAAGAATTTTTGTTCTGTTGCTCGAATTTTTATATGTGcgtaattaaatttacattaagTTTAGATTAAGTATTCTTTGTTccataaacaatatttaattgtatttttcgttgatttttgaaaataaatactttgagAAGTGACAAAAAGCACACAATGTGTAAGATGGAAATTTTGTCTGCTAAGAGTGCAATCACAGGCTAACCTTTTCGGACACTAGTTCTGCAATATATTAATGCAGAGTTAATAGTTACcggttttacaatttttctaaaCCTAATTCAGATATATTGTGAATCGAACACTCATTTGATAATTTTCCTAACATACTACGAATAGAATGACtcgtaaaattgttttttttttttggtatagtTTCTTAGGTTTTAAGTCGTTTTTGTCATGAAGCACGCTTTTacatttaacataaaaattccCCAATGTATTTAATACGTAATTGAGTTTATTTAATAACTTAATTTGAACTGggtagtacatatgtagtaaaGGTAAtggttttgttgctttttcctACTTAAGTATTAATTTGCTATAATAAAATATCGCCTGCTCGGCAATTGGAAGCATGTTTACAAGTAATTACATAGTCTATCGAACTTGTGAAATGCTGTTTGGTTTCTGCAAATTCTTCCACTACTGTGTAATGAATTCTTATagatgtacatacttatgtctcAAGAGTTATTAGAATTGAGTCGATTCATCCCAAGCCTATTAAGTAGATCTTGTCATTGTCATAGATATATTGACCATCATGACGGTGAAAAAAATACTCATACTAAAAGTACTAACCAATTTGAAGTACTGCCATTATAAATCGTAGACGTTCGGGTTATGTACTTTATTGCAATTTATAATACTGTAATCAATTCATAtactgaatataaaaatttcacaaaacaaaacgatgtgggccaagttttgagaatcttttGAGAACTCTTCTGCAGTGACTTTCAGTTACGAATCTGAGTGgatttgttaacattttttccttCATTTCCCCTCTCTGAATCCGACACTGATGTATGTAAAtggatatataaatacatacatacaggtatgtatatgcatttcttTTGTTACACCATTCTATCATCgcttaatttacataatttatatgtatatgtatattgttttctTCAACATGAGACAGCATTTTTCACTGCAACAAAGTCTCGtcaaatttatatatgaaaatgatGTCTGTCCCTTTTAACGAATTGCTTGTTAGGAGTTATAAAATCCTTCTAATTGTTTCATTTGCTAACAAAACATTAGACTTTACTTCAACTTAACATTAATGAATACATGAGACTATTAAAGATGCACAATCATTTAACGGATCGGTTGGTTAGATTAAAGTTGCTTTAACTACTGAAACTCGTAAAATTAAAGGGAATGTCAACACGAATAATAAAAACCGGCAAATTAGGCAAAAAACTGAACTTTAAGCATTCGAttctatgtatgtttatatacttTATGTTAATTAAGGTATCTTTGAAGAATTTAACGAATGCCCTCGCGGAACTTACCATTAgagttacaaaaatttataaaagttgaCGCACCAGATAACGCATCGCTTAGTTTAAATcaattgtttttcgaaaataatagttataaaaatatgaaattaaaaatctgTATGTTCTTCATACATATAAAACCGTACAATTCGAAGATTGGTCGTATCAAACTCAAAGGTATTGCGAGGCATAAAGGTATATGACTACTGAAAGAGAGTTTAATGTCAAATAAAATTGCATGATCCTTAATCAATGACTCAATGACTTATGAGTCTGTAGTGCACACTTTGGATGAAACTGGTAGATACGAAGTCAAAACTTCAAGCTGTCTCAAACATTCTGATCACTATCGACTAAACCTGGGGTAATTATTCTATCTAGAAACTGGAACATTACCCATAGCTATTGTCGCTGTATTATATTTAGTATTGAggcatttattatttaatagaGGGTATTAGCTGGCAAGCTTAAAAAGAATGAATGATTAACGATGTGTTAACTGCTATTGTATATCGCGTTATGTTATTATATTATCTTCGACGGGAATTTTCGCAATTCGAAGATTCATATACGCCTccagtaaatgtatatatgtatgacaaTTGCGGTTGGTGGGGCAGATCTCATGCCATCTTTCGCCAGTCCCACCAAGCGTTTCGGTAATTGAGTTTTGAGAATATACTCAACGGAGAACTCTCGGGGAATCACGGCCAAAGAGCTGAAAGTGATACACAGCTGAGCTGACGTTAGACAAACTTTGCAATATCATACGTTCATATCGTAACCCCTCCCTTTATTTCCCTAAGTAATTTGAAATTCGCGTCTAGTATTTGTTTGGCAATTATCGTTAGCCGCAGTTCGCTAAAAAATATTCATCATACATAGCAAGCTCCAAAGGAGATCGGTTTGGAAACAGAAAATGCTAATGCCCAATGCGTATGCCGTGagtttcatatttatttgcacatgcatgtatgtatatttgacttcTGTAGTAATCTTTGTAGGATGCGTCACGTTGCTAAGAAAAAACTTTGCGTTCATAGCGCTCTTCTACGTCACACCTGCCACCTTTACGTTTATAGATTGCAACAGGTTGTCAAGTGAGTTGCTCAAATTCGTGGGAAACACGCTTAAACTCTCGCATAGCTCAATTAAAAACTAAAGTATTTGCCGGGGCACGCGTTCAATTGCACGTTTGTTGTGCTGCCGTTTCCTGTGGACTGGTTTTTGCTATTGGAATTGCGAAATGaaatacataacatacatacttacatatgtatgtatttgttattgtatctATTCAGTTCAGTTTCGATCTAAAAAGTGTCTTGtgcattaatttataataataacctATTCGGAACTTACGATAttattaattgatttaaatgGAATGATGAATGTTTGCAACGGTGGGGAACTCCAAGTTTACATTTGTATATCTATATCCAGCATCTGATTCTCAAGAATGATAATAATAtaccaaatatttcttttgtaagTTGTTGTTAGTAATCGGTACTGGTAACAATATTATGCTGGTCGTGGACGAGTTCTGACCAACAGTGGTGGATCGAAGGATACACAAactgtatacataagtatatacatttatggatttaaatattttgaataccaCATTCGTAGCTGCATACTTTCTTTAACGTCTTTTCTAtctttacttatttaaaaattgtagaatgtATTGCAAATTATAGTTTATTAGTGATTTCGGCGCAACTCTTTCATTACTATTTGCCCCTTCTTGTCCTAAGGTGATGTCTAAACATTTCCTATTGGCAAATGATCGCGGCATTTCGGCATGATTTGCAAAACATTTCGTTTCTCTATTCGTGAACTGATGTGGgcaagattttattttatttttattttttttgcttatttctttCTGATCTTCCGCTGGCACATAGTAACACTTGGTCGGTGTCTGCGCAACGCTTCAACGCGCCCAACGATCGAACATGACTCATCGGCGTTAACTGAAAACGTcacagttcaaaaatcaaaGACACCAACACAGTCACTTTTTTCAGcacaaatacataagtatgtatgtgtgttttaatTATTAGCGGTCGCAACACTTGGTACCGCTATCACCACCATTCACTACCACTGTCCAATGTGAGCAGAGACAGGGGGTCAAGCACGCTGCTGCACTAACCTCTTTGTAGGTGCCAGTCGGTGTTTCCATTGATTTGTCCATTTGCCATTCGGAATTTGTCCCCTTTTATTCTCCACATTAtgttcgttttttttgtttcatactGGGCATTGTGGAGCTGCTTTTTGTTTCAAGCTCAATGCCGagtgttgttttattttcagttcCGTTTTTGATGGCATAGATATGCAGGTTAATTGTTTATCACGCAAATaacagatatgtacatatgtatgtatatttgtaagctGGTGAATTGATGTTACTACATGATATTTAACAATAACACACATGTGTATTTCGAATATCGGATTGTGCCTCAATGGATCGCCTTAACTCAATTGCGCGGACAATTACCGGCGCATAGGACGCACTTGAGGTTCACTCGATGACGTCGTTCGGTAAATTCAACTCACAAGTTAGCATAAAATAGTCAATCTAAAAcatctaaaaattaaataaaatagctaGTTCAaacatattgtatatgtatgtgtttgtgccaTTTAGGTCTCTCACTCTAGGACATCCCGGGTCAATGTACGACTTTGAATCTCACAAATAGGAGAATTTTTAAACACAAGGTTTCCATATTTCAGTCTGTGAATCAATaaaatctatgtacatacatatgcacctaTTCCATTGATTTAATTGAATATCATTCCATGTCCAATCCAATTTCCATTTCATAGAGATTTcaacaacataaaaaaagaTACTATGTGTACATAgattattacatacataaatatgtagttgTGAACATAAGTTTAGATGCTGTGCCGTTGAATATAATTCAAGTTGTGCGCGAAGGCTTCGGTAGCATAAACGTGTCCCCCACGCCTATTGTGTTGGCCACTTGATATCAGTGTGCGCTCAGCTGTTGGCAGCTCAGGTGTTTGGACAAAAGTTGACAGGTTTGTTAGCCCGTATTACGTGTGAAGCTGTCTAAAAgccatgtatttatttattggcatTTATTGTGTCCGtgtattttacattttcataaaGTCTTGGAGGTTGGagtctttttgttgtttatctTTCGCACGCTCTTCGAATGAAGAATCAATTCGTTATGGATTGTTGTGAAATTATGTTGgattgttttgtaattttttgtatactttAAATACTAGTCACTTTAAAATTCGGTCAGTTGTGGCCGAATCTCTTTGTGATATTCTTAAAATTATACGCTGCGATGGCAGTttcgcatataaatatacatatatatatttaatctaTATTAATTGGGCAGAAAGTCAAcgtaatttattatattacttcCTTGATTTCTAAGTTCTTACGTTTTATAccgatttatttaattttctacatatttcattttatatcatattttttttatattctttttttctgaatttaccCACAGTATAGTTTTACCATATTTAGttcgaaatttaaatgaattccAATGacgaattccaaaaaaaaaaaatccaatattcAAATTTAGAGGCgtcaaaacaatatttatttattgatgtacatacatacatatgtatttttgaattgtttgcAAATCTGGATACGTGAATGCTGCCATGCAGCAAGTATTCCTGCTGAAATGGTGATTGTATTGTCTTTCGATATTCAATAAGTAAAGGTTTAATGGTAATATAAAATACGACAAAATTTTAGGCTTTTTTGTGGCTTCATAATTACACTTCGATGCCTTGCATTTCAAGCCTCTGAGTCGCTGTCGCAGAGTGGAGATACGATTGAAAACGATCCCAAAGAGACAGTCGATTGGACTGGACTAATCACCGATCTACGTGATAGTTGGCAATCACCgctttatt
It includes:
- the LOC126756316 gene encoding aromatic-L-amino-acid decarboxylase gives rise to the protein MNAEEFRKYGKDMVDYICDYAQNIEQRDVAPTLDPGYLKKLLPVKAPLKPEKFEDVLADFEEKVMPGVVHWNHPKFFAYFPAGNSFPSILGDMLSSAIGSIGFSWASCPASTELETIVLDWYAKALGLPKAFISDLPGSRGGGALQGSASECTLVCMITARSRAIQKLKGMCSEIHESVFLPQLIAYASKEAHSSVEKAAKMALVKLRIIEADERGRMRVDLLRQAMQNDANAGLTPFFVVATVGTTGACAFDNLTEIGKVCRDLPNVWFHVDGAYAGNSFILPEMRKFSEGLEYADSFNTNPNKLLLTNFDASAMWVKDVMSLKTALNVNPLYLQHEHEKAIDYRHYGIPLSRRFRALKLWFVFRSYGIMGLQAYIRNHMALAKKFEMLVRKDDRFEVRNDVYLGLVCFRMRAEDTYNQELLAQINHSGKMHMIPSMVNGKYVIRFCVTYEHATEKDITDAWSEIKAFADDILRDVPALSPTPEKEKVVSEPQPIIGKPPIKKKLTRTKSLRFSFTRSISREMYESQNEHLKDGCTPILVVDSNTMLQSFMKATSDQKKLRGIEDEEADEASN